The Desulfuromonas sp. genome includes a window with the following:
- a CDS encoding flavoprotein oxidoreductase codes for MSKNRLIVIGGDAAGMAAASKVRREQPEREILVFEKTGYTSYSACGLPYLIGGLIDHSDKLVVRSPETFRQKFAIDVRTEHEVTRIEPEKQRVEVYDINGKRSIEESYDQLLIATGARPRCPDVPNSDAAGIFGLSTLASGIRVQEFLSSEKPQSAVVVGGGYIGLEMAEALVRQNLDVSLVQRGSEVMGTLDRDMGAMVTQALRDIGVTVYLEESFTSFEAANGLVRAVNTERRTLPADLVILGLGIEANSELAETAGIDRSVKNAIKVDQQMRTSVENIWAAGDCATSHHRVSGKPFYIALGTVANKQGLVAGANLAGIESSFPGVVGTAVSKICSIEVGRTGLQEKEATEHGFDYATARIEAKTRAGYYPGAGAITVKLLGEKGTGRLLGGQIVGMEGAAKRIDILATALTAGMTVDNLIDLDLSYAPPFSPVWDPVQTAARQLIKKL; via the coding sequence ATGTCCAAAAATCGCCTAATCGTGATCGGTGGCGATGCTGCCGGCATGGCGGCCGCCTCCAAAGTGAGACGCGAACAGCCGGAACGGGAGATACTGGTTTTCGAGAAAACCGGGTACACCTCTTACTCGGCTTGCGGTCTGCCCTACCTGATTGGCGGCCTGATCGACCACTCCGACAAACTGGTGGTTCGCTCGCCGGAGACCTTCCGCCAAAAATTCGCCATCGATGTCCGGACAGAACATGAAGTGACGCGGATCGAACCGGAGAAGCAGCGCGTTGAAGTCTACGACATCAACGGCAAAAGGTCGATTGAAGAATCGTACGATCAGTTACTGATCGCGACCGGGGCCCGCCCTCGCTGTCCGGATGTTCCGAACAGCGACGCCGCCGGGATTTTCGGTCTGTCAACCCTCGCCAGCGGCATCCGGGTGCAGGAGTTCCTGTCGAGCGAAAAACCGCAATCGGCGGTGGTGGTCGGTGGCGGCTATATTGGCCTCGAAATGGCCGAAGCACTAGTCCGGCAGAATCTTGATGTTTCACTGGTTCAGCGCGGATCCGAGGTCATGGGAACCCTGGATCGGGACATGGGGGCCATGGTCACTCAGGCACTGCGCGATATCGGCGTAACGGTATATCTGGAGGAGAGTTTCACATCATTCGAGGCCGCCAATGGCCTGGTTCGGGCCGTTAACACCGAGCGCCGCACCCTGCCGGCTGACCTTGTCATTCTCGGGCTGGGAATCGAGGCGAACTCCGAACTTGCCGAGACAGCCGGTATCGATCGAAGCGTGAAAAATGCCATCAAGGTCGACCAGCAGATGCGCACCAGCGTTGAAAACATCTGGGCGGCCGGCGACTGTGCCACCAGCCACCATCGCGTCAGCGGAAAACCATTCTACATTGCCCTCGGCACGGTTGCCAACAAGCAGGGCCTGGTCGCTGGCGCCAATCTTGCCGGCATCGAATCGAGTTTCCCCGGGGTTGTCGGCACCGCGGTCAGTAAAATCTGCAGCATCGAGGTCGGCCGAACCGGGCTACAGGAAAAAGAAGCAACGGAGCATGGCTTTGACTATGCAACCGCCAGAATCGAGGCAAAAACCAGGGCCGGATACTATCCGGGCGCCGGGGCAATCACGGTCAAACTTCTTGGCGAAAAAGGGACCGGTCGCCTGCTAGGCGGCCAGATCGTCGGTATGGAGGGCGCAGCCAAGCGGATCGACATCCTAGCCACCGCGCTGACCGCCGGAATGACGGTAGACAACCTGATCGATCTCGACCTGAGTTATGCCCCTCCCTTCTCACCGGTCTGGGATCCGGTACAGACCGCCGCCAGGCAGCTAATCAAGAAGCTTTAA
- a CDS encoding potassium transporter: MRIVFVGAGDLVLETAGLLIKRKHEVIIVEAEKDIIDEYKDEMDCSFLHGDGSRPNVLKEADPESTDFLFCLTQNDQYNIISALVGRSLGFDKVIVQIHDADYMHICNELKLQNVINPSRTISRYLADMVAGIDIMELSSLIKGEARCLMIKVNDETRGDIADLELPEESRIMCLYRDDELLFPDDKTTLKVDDEVVILTHSKHLEKLLEQYNLNNNKNNN; this comes from the coding sequence ATGCGAATCGTATTTGTTGGTGCCGGAGATCTGGTACTGGAGACGGCCGGCTTGCTGATCAAGCGCAAGCATGAAGTCATTATTGTCGAGGCTGAAAAGGACATAATTGATGAATACAAGGACGAAATGGATTGCAGCTTTCTGCACGGTGACGGTAGCCGACCGAATGTCCTCAAGGAGGCCGACCCTGAGAGCACCGATTTCCTCTTTTGCCTGACGCAAAACGACCAGTACAACATTATTTCGGCCCTGGTCGGCCGTTCTCTCGGGTTCGATAAGGTCATTGTTCAGATTCATGATGCCGACTATATGCACATCTGCAATGAGCTCAAACTGCAGAATGTTATCAATCCCTCAAGGACCATTAGCCGTTACCTGGCCGACATGGTGGCCGGCATCGATATCATGGAGCTGTCATCGCTGATCAAGGGGGAGGCGCGCTGTCTCATGATTAAGGTGAACGACGAGACCAGGGGCGATATCGCAGACCTCGAATTACCGGAAGAGTCCCGTATCATGTGTCTCTATCGTGATGACGAGCTGCTTTTTCCGGATGATAAAACCACCCTCAAGGTCGATGATGAGGTGGTCATTCTGACCCACAGCAAACACCTTGAGAAATTACTCGAACAGTACAATTTGAACAACAACAAGAACAACAACTAG
- a CDS encoding KamA family radical SAM protein — MYSTNTAKITESEWLDINWKDELKKNITSVEQLESYLPLSPEEKKNLQKVADRHPMNIPRYYLDLIDPNYPDDPIRKLAVPSIDEMILAGDMGATTGDPYGDDKHDKGNGILHKYPYTALVVATEYCSMYCRHCFRKRMVGLPNDQTVKSFQKATEYIAEHTEIKNVVMSGGDPLLLPTDALRKMLDSLRDIDHLNYVRIGSRAPVVFPMRLFEDGLIELLEDFNRDKPLYVPTHFNHPNEITPEAAEAVKRLRSAGVTVNNQAVLLSGVNDTVEALTELMDGLLKIGVNPYYLYQCMPVERVRHHFQVPLKKGVDLVDDARRLMDGYAKRFKYIIGHDIGKLEICGRVDDKLILKQLHARPGHQEESSRILIRQLNEKGGWLDDLEEIKL, encoded by the coding sequence ATGTATTCAACAAATACTGCAAAAATAACAGAATCAGAATGGCTCGATATCAACTGGAAAGATGAGCTCAAAAAGAATATCACCTCGGTGGAGCAGCTTGAAAGCTACCTGCCGCTGAGCCCGGAAGAGAAAAAGAACCTGCAAAAGGTTGCCGATCGGCATCCGATGAATATTCCACGTTATTACCTGGACCTGATTGACCCGAACTACCCGGATGATCCGATCCGCAAGCTGGCCGTGCCGTCGATTGACGAAATGATTTTGGCCGGCGACATGGGTGCGACCACCGGTGACCCGTACGGCGATGACAAGCATGACAAGGGCAACGGGATCCTGCACAAATACCCCTACACCGCCCTCGTTGTCGCCACCGAGTACTGTTCGATGTACTGTCGTCACTGCTTCCGCAAGCGGATGGTCGGACTTCCCAATGACCAGACCGTCAAGAGCTTTCAGAAGGCCACTGAGTATATTGCCGAGCATACCGAGATCAAGAATGTCGTCATGTCGGGCGGCGACCCGCTGTTGCTGCCAACCGACGCGCTGCGTAAAATGCTCGATTCCCTGCGCGATATCGATCATCTCAATTACGTCCGGATCGGCTCCCGGGCTCCCGTCGTTTTTCCGATGCGACTCTTCGAGGACGGACTGATTGAACTGCTCGAAGACTTCAACCGGGACAAGCCGCTGTATGTCCCGACCCACTTCAATCATCCGAATGAAATCACACCGGAAGCGGCCGAAGCGGTCAAGCGCTTGCGCAGTGCCGGAGTCACGGTCAACAATCAGGCGGTGCTGCTGAGCGGCGTCAACGATACAGTGGAAGCACTGACCGAACTGATGGACGGCCTGTTGAAGATCGGGGTCAACCCTTACTACCTCTACCAATGCATGCCGGTCGAGCGCGTCCGTCACCATTTTCAGGTACCCCTTAAAAAGGGTGTTGACCTGGTCGATGACGCCCGCCGCCTGATGGACGGTTACGCCAAGCGTTTCAAGTACATCATCGGCCACGACATCGGCAAGCTTGAAATCTGTGGTCGGGTTGACGACAAGCTGATCCTGAAACAGCTGCATGCCCGGCCCGGTCACCAGGAAGAATCGTCCCGAATTCTGATTCGTCAGCTTAATGAAAAAGGGGGATGGCTCGATGACCTTGAAGAGATCAAGTTATAA
- the ablA gene encoding lysine 2,3-aminomutase, whose translation MPIYSSKQRNIASQVSQDPVSLSNWRDWRWQLKNSIQRVETFERLLGIELEEKERKKIELTLKKFPLSITPYYLSLIDADDFRNDPVFLQAFPSPAELEIGKKDMSDPLAEDKDSPAPGITHRYPDRVLFHVSNVCSMYCRHCTRKRKVGDVDSIPDQNQVREGLEYIRNNPVVRDVLLSGGDPLMLPDHYLDWILTELRKIEHVQVIRIGSRMPVVLPYRVTDDLVEMLKKHQPVWLNTHFNHPREVTASSREALRMLADGGVPLGNQTVLLAGVNDCPRIMKSLVHKLVENRVRPYYLYQCDLSEGLSHFRTPVGKGVEIMESLIGHTSGFSVPTYVIDAPGGGGKIPLTPNYLVSLSTNKVVLRNYEGVITTYQEPEKYESNFCDRKCEECHLQLKLGDAEESDSTGIEKLLADFDETISLTPADTDRIERRR comes from the coding sequence ATGCCGATATACAGCAGCAAACAACGAAACATTGCCAGCCAGGTTTCACAAGACCCGGTTTCGCTTTCAAACTGGCGTGACTGGCGCTGGCAGCTTAAAAATTCGATTCAGCGGGTCGAAACCTTTGAACGCCTTCTCGGGATCGAACTTGAGGAGAAGGAACGCAAGAAGATCGAGCTCACACTGAAAAAATTCCCGCTGTCGATCACTCCCTACTATCTTTCATTGATTGATGCCGATGATTTCCGTAACGATCCGGTGTTCCTCCAGGCCTTTCCGTCACCGGCCGAGCTGGAAATCGGCAAAAAGGATATGTCTGATCCGCTGGCCGAAGACAAGGACAGCCCGGCCCCGGGAATCACCCACCGTTATCCGGACCGGGTGCTGTTTCATGTCAGCAACGTCTGTTCAATGTACTGCCGTCATTGCACCCGCAAACGGAAAGTCGGGGATGTCGATTCAATCCCCGATCAGAACCAGGTCCGCGAAGGACTGGAATATATCCGCAACAACCCGGTCGTCCGCGATGTTCTGCTCTCCGGCGGCGATCCGCTGATGCTCCCGGATCATTATCTCGACTGGATCCTGACTGAATTAAGAAAAATCGAACACGTCCAGGTCATCCGTATCGGCAGCCGGATGCCGGTTGTCCTGCCATACCGGGTCACCGACGATCTGGTCGAGATGCTGAAAAAACATCAACCGGTCTGGCTCAACACTCACTTCAACCATCCACGAGAGGTGACCGCTTCTTCACGAGAGGCGCTGCGCATGCTCGCTGATGGCGGCGTGCCGCTCGGCAACCAGACAGTCCTGCTTGCCGGCGTCAACGACTGCCCGCGCATTATGAAGTCGCTGGTTCACAAATTGGTCGAGAATCGGGTCCGCCCCTATTACCTCTACCAGTGCGATCTCTCAGAAGGGCTGTCGCACTTCCGCACCCCGGTCGGTAAGGGGGTTGAGATCATGGAGAGCCTGATCGGCCATACCAGCGGCTTTTCGGTCCCAACCTATGTCATCGACGCTCCAGGCGGCGGCGGAAAGATACCTCTGACCCCTAATTATCTGGTGTCGCTAAGTACCAACAAGGTCGTTCTGCGTAATTACGAAGGGGTCATTACCACCTACCAGGAGCCGGAGAAATATGAATCAAATTTCTGCGACCGCAAATGCGAAGAGTGTCATCTGCAGTTGAAACTCGGTGATGCCGAGGAATCCGATTCTACCGGTATCGAGAAACTGCTCGCCGATTTCGATGAAACGATTTCATTGACGCCGGCCGATACCGACCGGATAGAGAGACGCAGATGA
- a CDS encoding Trk-type K+ transporter membrane component — protein sequence MARSGFELFYAVRLRNILHYLGQFLLIVAGLNLVNVLAALLFAEIRIGLNFLLVVAILGASGYLLMRIPHRGQLQFNEAMVIAALFFLLVPVISTLPLQASGVPFIDSLFETISAVTTTGLSTLGAIESRPHSFVFARAWMQWYGGLGIVILSLAMVLSPGLSSMRLATLETEHDDLAGGTRAYAKRILLVYLVLTAGGFIVWLVLGGRPLEGLYYVLAAVSTGGFAPNNNSFADLANLRLAWSVTLLCLAGAVPLALYYTAANKGWRSLFSDIEFRAVLAAGVLTTVLLGGFIWLQERSLEAVLTHAPLMALSAQTTSGFSSMDPAALDPASKAVMIFAMSGGGGIGSTAGGFKLMRLLLLFFIMTRCVVRMGLPNRAVQTRKWGGKVIDDREILDALLIVFAFLGVVFVSWTAFLYYGYSPLDSLFEVVSATATVGLSSGVTAEMLPASLKLVLCADMLFGRLEFIAWMVLLYPRTWFGRQRES from the coding sequence ATGGCTAGATCCGGCTTTGAACTTTTCTACGCGGTACGACTGCGGAACATCCTGCATTATCTGGGACAGTTTCTGCTGATCGTTGCCGGGCTGAATCTGGTCAATGTGCTGGCCGCCTTGCTCTTTGCCGAAATTCGAATCGGCCTCAATTTTCTCCTGGTGGTCGCAATCCTGGGAGCAAGCGGCTATTTATTGATGCGAATTCCGCATCGCGGGCAGCTCCAGTTCAATGAAGCGATGGTGATCGCGGCACTGTTTTTCCTGCTGGTCCCGGTGATTTCAACCTTGCCGTTACAGGCGTCCGGGGTTCCTTTCATTGATTCGTTGTTCGAAACGATATCCGCGGTCACGACGACCGGGTTGAGTACCCTCGGAGCGATCGAAAGCCGGCCGCATTCCTTCGTCTTCGCCCGGGCCTGGATGCAATGGTACGGTGGTCTCGGCATTGTCATTCTTTCCCTGGCCATGGTTCTGAGCCCCGGGCTGTCATCAATGCGTCTGGCCACGCTCGAAACCGAGCATGATGACCTGGCCGGCGGAACCCGCGCTTATGCCAAGCGAATATTGCTGGTCTATCTTGTCCTGACAGCCGGTGGATTCATTGTTTGGCTGGTTTTGGGCGGGCGGCCGCTCGAGGGGCTCTATTACGTACTGGCGGCTGTTTCCACAGGCGGGTTTGCACCGAATAATAACAGCTTTGCCGACCTTGCGAATCTGCGCTTGGCCTGGAGTGTGACCCTCTTGTGCCTGGCCGGAGCGGTCCCGCTGGCCCTTTACTATACCGCCGCTAATAAAGGGTGGCGCAGTTTGTTCTCTGATATCGAGTTCCGGGCGGTATTGGCGGCCGGAGTTTTGACCACGGTCCTGCTCGGGGGGTTCATCTGGCTGCAGGAACGTTCGCTTGAGGCGGTGTTGACTCATGCACCGCTCATGGCCTTGTCGGCCCAGACGACCTCGGGTTTTTCCAGTATGGACCCGGCGGCTCTTGACCCGGCTTCCAAGGCTGTGATGATTTTCGCAATGTCGGGCGGCGGCGGAATTGGCTCGACGGCAGGTGGCTTCAAGCTGATGCGACTGTTGCTCCTGTTCTTTATCATGACCCGCTGCGTCGTCCGCATGGGTCTGCCGAACAGGGCGGTTCAGACGCGCAAATGGGGCGGGAAGGTTATTGATGACAGAGAAATCCTCGATGCCTTGCTGATTGTTTTTGCATTTCTGGGGGTTGTTTTCGTCTCTTGGACCGCTTTTTTGTATTACGGCTACAGTCCGCTCGACTCCTTGTTTGAAGTTGTCTCAGCAACGGCAACCGTTGGATTGTCGAGCGGCGTCACCGCCGAAATGCTGCCTGCCTCACTCAAACTGGTTTTGTGCGCCGATATGCTGTTCGGGCGCCTCGAGTTTATCGCCTGGATGGTTTTACTCTATCCCCGAACCTGGTTCGGAAGACAACGGGAGTCGTGA
- a CDS encoding formate transporter encodes MSEKEIKNDEKTDSQKLTEREVERNEEDKDFTPVILKRTDESLRHPDDILENAILEGLEQLKRPTLSLFLSSLAAGLILGFTAMSVAVVETHSLGMSQSYFARMATALVYPLGFVLCIMSGTQLFTEHTATAVYPVLDRRGSIMALFRLWLIVILGNLGGSFVSSGLLVSVDEVVHARAGYIEIGQHLVNFSSGSLFVSAVLAGWLMALGAWLVMATQPTLSQIISIYIVTFIIGLGDLHHSIAGSVEIFTAYLISDQFLFSQVSEFIGIALFGNMIGGSIFVALLNYGHIRKTQRKNGD; translated from the coding sequence GTGTCAGAAAAAGAGATAAAAAATGACGAAAAAACAGATTCACAAAAGTTAACCGAGCGAGAAGTCGAGCGGAACGAAGAAGACAAGGATTTTACGCCGGTCATTCTCAAGCGGACCGATGAATCCCTGCGGCATCCCGACGACATTCTCGAAAATGCGATTCTTGAAGGGTTGGAACAACTCAAACGGCCAACCCTTTCATTGTTCCTTTCGTCTTTGGCGGCTGGCCTGATCCTCGGGTTTACCGCGATGTCGGTGGCGGTTGTCGAGACCCATTCCCTGGGTATGAGCCAGTCGTATTTTGCCCGGATGGCGACAGCGCTGGTATATCCGCTCGGCTTTGTCCTCTGCATCATGAGCGGCACCCAGCTTTTTACCGAGCATACGGCCACGGCGGTATACCCGGTCCTCGACCGGCGTGGCAGCATTATGGCGCTTTTCCGTCTCTGGCTGATCGTCATCCTCGGCAACCTGGGTGGCTCTTTCGTCAGTTCCGGACTGCTTGTCTCGGTTGACGAGGTTGTACATGCCAGGGCTGGATATATCGAGATCGGCCAACACCTGGTCAACTTCAGTAGCGGTTCGTTGTTTGTCAGCGCCGTGCTTGCCGGCTGGCTGATGGCGCTCGGGGCCTGGCTGGTCATGGCCACCCAGCCGACATTAAGTCAAATCATTTCGATATATATAGTCACATTTATAATTGGCCTGGGCGATCTGCACCACTCGATCGCCGGGTCGGTCGAAATCTTTACGGCGTACCTGATCAGCGATCAGTTCCTTTTTTCACAGGTTTCTGAATTTATCGGGATTGCGCTTTTCGGGAACATGATCGGAGGCAGCATCTTCGTTGCACTTCTCAACTATGGTCATATCCGGAAGACCCAGAGGAAAAACGGCGATTAA
- a CDS encoding KamA family radical SAM protein, protein MNQEWQSQLKNFVNTVDRLKEHIDLTPEEDMVLRTTQTTWGTTPYFASLMDRDDPNCPIRRQVVPSRLEERNKYGMDDYLVWKENRATEEKRPDSIARQYKDRVAFTVTQTCGIYCRHCFRKELVVDGDLKLDFNVDQGLEWIAEHPEVRDVLITGGDPFLLSDEQLEYLIRKLRELPHIEMIRFGTRLPIVLPQRITPGLKKVLGEYHRVPIWINTQCNHPKEITDETARAVFDLLSCGVNVGNQAVLLKGINDDVETFRNLHQKLLQVRIRPYYVFYCEAAPGIDHFRTPVEKGSELIRDALRGHTTGLAQPMHVVATNIGKIPLMPDYYIEGSDDEQYTLRNHKGEQTFLPKV, encoded by the coding sequence ATGAATCAAGAATGGCAGAGCCAGCTTAAAAACTTTGTCAATACGGTTGACCGATTAAAGGAGCATATCGACCTTACTCCCGAGGAAGACATGGTCCTCAGGACCACTCAAACAACCTGGGGGACAACTCCTTATTTTGCATCGCTGATGGACCGCGATGATCCGAACTGCCCGATCCGCCGGCAGGTCGTTCCGTCACGACTTGAAGAACGCAACAAGTATGGAATGGATGACTACCTGGTCTGGAAAGAGAATCGGGCGACCGAAGAAAAACGGCCCGACAGCATTGCCCGCCAGTACAAGGACCGGGTTGCCTTCACGGTTACCCAGACCTGCGGTATCTACTGCCGCCACTGCTTCCGCAAGGAGCTGGTCGTCGACGGCGACCTCAAGCTCGACTTCAATGTTGACCAGGGTCTTGAGTGGATCGCCGAGCATCCGGAGGTACGTGATGTCCTGATTACCGGCGGTGATCCGTTTCTGCTCTCCGATGAACAGCTGGAATACCTGATCCGCAAGCTGCGTGAGTTACCACATATCGAAATGATCCGTTTCGGGACCCGGCTGCCGATTGTCCTGCCGCAACGGATCACCCCGGGGCTCAAAAAAGTCCTCGGCGAATATCACCGCGTACCGATCTGGATCAACACCCAGTGCAATCATCCGAAGGAGATTACCGATGAGACCGCCAGGGCGGTATTTGACCTGCTCTCCTGCGGGGTTAATGTCGGCAACCAGGCGGTTCTCCTTAAGGGAATTAACGATGATGTCGAAACCTTCCGCAATCTGCATCAGAAACTGCTGCAGGTCCGTATCCGGCCCTATTATGTCTTCTATTGCGAAGCAGCACCCGGTATTGACCATTTCCGAACTCCGGTCGAAAAAGGTTCGGAATTGATCCGAGACGCCCTGCGTGGCCATACCACCGGCCTTGCCCAGCCGATGCATGTCGTGGCAACAAATATCGGCAAAATCCCACTGATGCCCGATTACTACATCGAAGGCTCGGACGATGAACAATATACATTACGCAACCATAAAGGCGAACAAACCTTCTTACCAAAAGTTTGA
- the ablB gene encoding putative beta-lysine N-acetyltransferase: MIDSVEKIGKSLVQHGPHNKRIYLMKADAGDLIYLLGYFEELAEENGYSKIFAKIPESHLTPFLSYGYEIEASIPGLFNAVEQGHFVSRYIDDDRKAEKQPELVEEVLKIARSKQAIIAETSEPSCVCRPLFADEMEDAAAVYSEVFASYPFPIHDPEYLRSTMESITYFGVWLEDRLVALASAEVDFDNGNAEMTDFATLPEFRGKGYANLLLARMETDMKDKQIPSLFTIARAYSHGMNITFAKNGYLYSGTLTNNTQISGDLESMNVWYKLLPTELVV; encoded by the coding sequence ATGATTGATTCAGTTGAAAAAATTGGCAAATCGCTGGTTCAGCACGGCCCGCACAACAAGCGAATCTACTTGATGAAGGCAGATGCCGGTGATCTGATTTATCTGCTCGGCTATTTCGAAGAGTTGGCGGAAGAGAATGGTTATTCCAAGATCTTTGCCAAAATACCGGAATCTCATCTCACCCCCTTCTTAAGCTACGGCTATGAGATTGAGGCGTCGATTCCCGGGCTTTTTAACGCTGTAGAACAGGGCCATTTCGTTTCCCGGTACATTGACGATGACCGCAAGGCCGAAAAGCAGCCGGAACTGGTCGAAGAGGTGCTCAAGATTGCCCGGAGCAAGCAGGCGATAATCGCCGAGACAAGTGAGCCCTCTTGCGTGTGCCGGCCCTTGTTTGCCGACGAAATGGAAGATGCTGCGGCAGTATATAGTGAGGTCTTTGCCAGCTACCCGTTTCCGATCCACGATCCCGAATATTTGCGTTCAACGATGGAATCGATCACCTACTTCGGGGTCTGGCTCGAGGACCGCCTCGTCGCCCTCGCATCAGCGGAAGTCGATTTTGATAACGGCAACGCCGAGATGACCGACTTTGCGACCTTGCCTGAATTCCGTGGAAAGGGTTACGCCAACCTGTTGCTGGCCCGTATGGAAACCGACATGAAGGACAAGCAGATTCCTTCTCTTTTCACCATTGCCCGGGCCTACTCACACGGGATGAACATCACCTTTGCCAAGAATGGTTATCTCTACAGCGGCACGCTTACCAACAACACCCAAATCTCGGGTGATCTGGAAAGCATGAATGTCTGGTACAAGCTATTGCCGACGGAGCTTGTGGTTTGA
- a CDS encoding ATP-dependent zinc protease: protein MNKPEVTTVSGWREWLRLPDIGIPGLVAIIDTGSESSTLQTSFIEHYRQGGDLWVRFGVNPLPHRDEVRIVSQAPVKKHIALQNSEHHDENLFVIESTVTLGAKSIVTEVVLNPSQNEPFSFHLGRNALQGFGYLIDPTKEHQLGILNESLYSNQLKAG, encoded by the coding sequence ATGAACAAGCCAGAAGTGACAACGGTGTCCGGCTGGCGGGAATGGCTCAGGCTGCCAGATATCGGAATTCCGGGACTCGTAGCGATTATCGATACCGGCTCCGAGAGTTCCACCTTACAGACTTCGTTCATCGAGCACTATCGTCAGGGCGGCGACCTCTGGGTCCGTTTTGGCGTCAACCCGCTGCCGCACAGGGATGAAGTCCGGATTGTCAGCCAGGCCCCGGTAAAAAAACATATAGCCCTGCAGAATTCCGAGCACCACGATGAGAATCTTTTTGTGATCGAGTCGACCGTGACCCTGGGCGCAAAAAGCATTGTCACCGAAGTTGTCCTGAACCCGTCGCAGAACGAGCCCTTCTCTTTCCACCTTGGCCGCAACGCCCTGCAGGGGTTCGGATATCTGATCGATCCGACAAAAGAGCATCAGTTGGGAATTTTAAATGAATCTCTCTACAGCAATCAGCTCAAGGCGGGCTGA
- a CDS encoding cation:proton antiporter, with translation MSILYILLVLLIVTRLFGELAERFKQPALLGELISGICLGMLVHRFDATFPILAGLADNEVFQSLTDLGIFFLMLLGGIELHPAKLMKASKNALWIAFAGMVLPLGIGVAFGYVTLPETDLKSAQLLFLGTAMAVTAVPVSIKALMDLGKLETEVGQIIVSAAVIDDILSLVLLAVLTSFISTGTVPDLTTFLLIAGKIGLFFIIAGLLGKHVFPRLGKLVGRGRADEFEFSMLLIAGLAYALMAEALGMHFIIGAFIAGLFFRKSTISEDVYQDTLRKVSGLTTGFFAPIFFASIGMHLDTSALIHIPGFILGLILIATLGKLLGAGLSARMSGLSNTDALAIGAGMNARGAVELIIADIALRAGIFDLAGRELPIISNMFSAVVIMALVTTLMTPPALKWLMADRKNS, from the coding sequence ATGTCGATTCTTTATATTCTCCTTGTCCTGTTGATCGTAACCCGCCTGTTCGGAGAACTCGCCGAGCGATTCAAACAACCAGCCCTGCTCGGCGAGCTGATATCGGGGATCTGTCTCGGTATGCTGGTCCACCGCTTCGATGCGACCTTTCCGATCCTTGCGGGCCTGGCCGATAACGAAGTCTTCCAGTCGCTGACCGATCTCGGCATCTTTTTCCTGATGTTGCTCGGCGGTATTGAGCTACATCCCGCCAAATTGATGAAGGCATCAAAAAACGCCCTGTGGATAGCATTTGCCGGTATGGTTTTGCCGCTCGGTATCGGAGTCGCTTTTGGTTATGTCACGCTGCCTGAAACCGATCTCAAGTCAGCCCAGTTGCTCTTTCTCGGCACAGCGATGGCGGTCACCGCTGTTCCGGTCAGCATCAAGGCCCTGATGGACCTCGGAAAACTGGAAACCGAGGTTGGCCAGATCATTGTTTCGGCGGCGGTGATCGACGATATCCTCAGCTTGGTTCTCCTCGCTGTCCTGACCAGCTTTATCAGTACCGGAACCGTTCCCGACCTGACGACCTTTCTGCTGATCGCCGGAAAGATTGGTCTCTTTTTCATTATCGCCGGCCTGCTCGGCAAGCATGTCTTTCCGCGGCTCGGCAAACTCGTCGGCAGAGGACGCGCCGATGAGTTCGAATTCAGCATGCTGTTGATTGCCGGCCTCGCCTATGCCCTGATGGCCGAGGCCCTCGGCATGCATTTCATCATCGGGGCCTTTATCGCCGGCCTCTTCTTCCGCAAGTCGACAATTTCCGAAGACGTTTACCAGGATACCCTGCGAAAGGTCAGCGGCCTGACCACCGGATTCTTTGCCCCGATTTTCTTTGCCTCGATCGGCATGCACCTCGACACAAGTGCGCTGATTCATATCCCTGGCTTCATTCTCGGACTAATATTGATTGCCACCCTCGGCAAATTGCTCGGTGCCGGCCTCAGCGCCCGAATGAGTGGTCTATCGAACACCGACGCCCTGGCCATCGGCGCCGGCATGAACGCGCGCGGCGCGGTCGAGCTGATTATCGCCGATATCGCCCTGCGGGCCGGTATCTTCGATCTTGCCGGTCGCGAGCTGCCGATCATCAGCAACATGTTCTCGGCGGTCGTCATCATGGCACTGGTGACCACCCTGATGACGCCGCCGGCACTGAAGTGGCTCATGGCCGACAGAAAGAACAGTTAG